The following is a genomic window from Sulfurihydrogenibium sp..
GCTTGATAATTTATCAACTGGTGTAATATTTGTTGATAAAAATAAAGAAATAAAATACGTAAACAAAACTGCAAAAGATATTTTGAATATAAAAGAAGGTCAGTCTTGTAAAAACTTAAAAGTGTTTGATATCTGTGAAAAATGTCCAATAGATTATTATAATAAACATTCAACATTCCCAGAATTTGAAGATTTTAATATAACTTTAAGCTGCTGTTCTAAAAAAGTTTGTTACAGTTTTAAACCTGTTTTTGAAAATGGAGAGTTTGTTGGAATAATTGAAGAGATTAGAGATTCAACAAAAGTTAATCAGTATATAGAAATCATAAAAAGAGAAAAAGAATTTAGTCATTTAATCTTAGATTCTGTAATTGACGCTATTATCGTTGTTGATAATCAAGGGAAAATAATAAATTACAATCAAAACGCAAAAAATCTACTATGCAGAGAAGTAGATATTAAAGGAATGGATTTAAGTTTGCTTATAAAAAAGGATTTAAAAGAGCTTCCTTCTTCAAGAGAAGACATTGTCATTGAAACACCTGCATACGGTAAGATAAAAGTTTCAGCTATATTTACAAGGTTAAAAAGTGGCGAGGGGAGCATATTCTCATTTTATGTCGTTCCAGACTGTATGCTGTCGCAAGAAGCTGCAAGTAATAAATCCAGACTTATCACTAAAAGTAGTTTAATGACATATGTTTTAGATATTGCTAAAACTGTTGCCGATACAACCGCAAACGTTCTATTGGAAGGAGAATCCGGAACCGGTAAAAATGTTCTTGCGAAATATATTCACAATCAGTCTTCAAGAAGAGATAAGCCTTTTGTAAAGATAAACTGTGCTGCAATACCTGATAATCTATTAGAAAGTGAACTTTTTGGGTACGTTAAAGGTGCTTTTACAGGTGCAGTAAAGGACAAGCCTGGAAAAGTAGAGCTTGCTGATGGTGGGACTTTATTTTTAGATGAAATAGGAGAGTTGCCTATATATTTACAATCAAAACTTTTACATCTAATTCAAGATAAAGAATTTGAAAGACTTGGAGACACAAAAACAAGAAAGGTTGATGTTAGAATCATTGCTGCAACGAACAAAGACCTAAGCCAGCTTGTGAAGGAAGGTAAATTTAGAGAAGATCTGTATTACAGGCTGAAAGTAATTTCAATAAAAGTTCCAGCACTAAGAGAAAGAAAGGAAGATATTCCGTTTTTGATAAATTACTTCATAGATTTATATTCAAAGCAGTACAATAAACATATAAAAGGTATATCTCCGGAAGCAGTAAGGCTACTTCTTGATTATGACTATCCGGGTAATATCAGAGAGTTAGAAAATATCATAGAACGGGCTGTAATTTTAGCAAAAGGGAAGCTTATAGAAGTTTCAGAACTTCCGGATGAGGTAGTATACAATACGAAGATTTTAACGCAAAATAATCTTGATGAAGAGATTGATGAAAAACAAAAAATATTAAGAGTATTAGAAAGTGTAAACTGGAATAAAAGTAAAGCTGCAAAAATTTTAAATATAGATAGGGTTACTTTATGGAGAAAATTAAAAAAGTACGGGTTAGTATAATCAAATTTTAACTTTTACAGTTTTATTTTCATAGTTTCTAAAAACTATATAATCCTCATTTTTTTCAATTATGTAATTTGGAAGGACGGGAACTTTACCAAATCCACCTAAAAGGTCAACGGCAAAGGTTGGTATTCCAAGTCCTGACAATCTTCCTCTTAAATATTCCATGATTTCTAAACCAACTTCTAACGGAGTTCTAAAATGATACACTCCTTTTGTTGGGTCGCATTGAAAAAGATAGTATGGTTTTATTTTTGCTTTAAGTAAATCTCTCATAAGATTTTCTATTGTTTCTTTACTATCGTTGATTCCTTTTAGTAAAACGGTTTGATTTAAAACAGGTGTTCCTGTTGATAGAATGTTTTTTACAGCTTTCTTTGTTTCTGATGTTATTTCATTTGGATGGTTAAAATGTGTAATAAGCCAAACTTTATCGTATTTTTCAAATAGTTGTAATAGTTTTTCATCGTAGAATCTATAAGGATTTACAACAAGCTCTCTGCTTCCTATTCTTATAATATCAATATGTGATATCTCATAAAGATTTTTGAGAATATATTCTATCTTTTTATTTGGGAGGGTTAGGGGGTCACCGCCAGATATCAAGACTTCTTTTATAGATTTATTATTTCTTATGTATTCAAACATGGCATCATATTCTTCTTTTGTCCTTGCTCTTTCATCTTCTAAGAACATTCTTTTTCTCATACAGTGTCTGCAGTAAACACTACAAAAGTTTGTAGCTCTAAATAAAACTCTGTCAGGGTATCTATGGGTTAAACCGGGTACAGGAGATTTAACATCTTCTAAAAATGGGTCTAAAAAGGCTCCTTCTTGATATTTTTCATCTATTTCTTTTATGTCCGGTAGAATTTGCTTTAATATTGGGTCGTTCTCATCCTTTGGATTGATAAGCGATATATAATAAGGAGTGGTTCCAAAATGAAATATTTGTGATATTTTCAAGAAATCTTCTTCATTTTTAATCGGTATGATTTGTTTTAACTCATTTAATGAAGTAATTCTATTGGCTATTTGCCACTTCCAGTCTTGCCACTGCTCCTTTGAGATATTTTTATAAAGATGTATCTTTTGCCAGAAATTTTCTTCTAAATTTTGCAACTTTACTCCGTTTTAAGAGGTATTTGTAAAAAGTTTATTTTATCATGATTAGATAACAGAGTGTATAGCCTTAGGAGACTGTTACAACATAACGCTCAGATGACGGAAATGTAAGCCTACAAGAATTTTGGAACACTCCTGTAATCTTTGTTGACTCTTTTGTAGGGGTCAGGTAGTATTTGTGGTCTAAACCTACCCTTTCCATCTCTTGGGACATTTATGTTAAGGTTGTTATACCGTTTGGGAAAAGTTCTTTTACTAATTTCTCGGTAGAGCTGTCTAATATTTTTTCAAAGTATTCTTTCTTATCCATTATCATTCCTCCTTATAATTTTATTAGACATAACATTATTTTAACTTCCTAAGAGTGTAAAAGATATATCGAGTTTTATAGGAATTAATCCAAGTCCATATGAAAGTGCAGCATGTGTAAAGAAAAGTGGCAAGATAAAGAAAATGGGAAATCCATATGCAAGAAAGATACTATACATGGCAGCATTATCAGCAATAAGGTTTAACAAATACTGTAGAGAATTATACGAAAGATTAGTAAGTAAAGGTAAAGC
Proteins encoded in this region:
- a CDS encoding sigma 54-interacting transcriptional regulator; this translates as MMDLDLLDNLSTGVIFVDKNKEIKYVNKTAKDILNIKEGQSCKNLKVFDICEKCPIDYYNKHSTFPEFEDFNITLSCCSKKVCYSFKPVFENGEFVGIIEEIRDSTKVNQYIEIIKREKEFSHLILDSVIDAIIVVDNQGKIINYNQNAKNLLCREVDIKGMDLSLLIKKDLKELPSSREDIVIETPAYGKIKVSAIFTRLKSGEGSIFSFYVVPDCMLSQEAASNKSRLITKSSLMTYVLDIAKTVADTTANVLLEGESGTGKNVLAKYIHNQSSRRDKPFVKINCAAIPDNLLESELFGYVKGAFTGAVKDKPGKVELADGGTLFLDEIGELPIYLQSKLLHLIQDKEFERLGDTKTRKVDVRIIAATNKDLSQLVKEGKFREDLYYRLKVISIKVPALRERKEDIPFLINYFIDLYSKQYNKHIKGISPEAVRLLLDYDYPGNIRELENIIERAVILAKGKLIEVSELPDEVVYNTKILTQNNLDEEIDEKQKILRVLESVNWNKSKAAKILNIDRVTLWRKLKKYGLV
- a CDS encoding KamA family radical SAM protein, which produces MQNLEENFWQKIHLYKNISKEQWQDWKWQIANRITSLNELKQIIPIKNEEDFLKISQIFHFGTTPYYISLINPKDENDPILKQILPDIKEIDEKYQEGAFLDPFLEDVKSPVPGLTHRYPDRVLFRATNFCSVYCRHCMRKRMFLEDERARTKEEYDAMFEYIRNNKSIKEVLISGGDPLTLPNKKIEYILKNLYEISHIDIIRIGSRELVVNPYRFYDEKLLQLFEKYDKVWLITHFNHPNEITSETKKAVKNILSTGTPVLNQTVLLKGINDSKETIENLMRDLLKAKIKPYYLFQCDPTKGVYHFRTPLEVGLEIMEYLRGRLSGLGIPTFAVDLLGGFGKVPVLPNYIIEKNEDYIVFRNYENKTVKVKI